One stretch of Schlesneria sp. DSM 10557 DNA includes these proteins:
- a CDS encoding sodium/solute symporter (Members of the Solute:Sodium Symporter (SSS), TC 2.A.21 as described in tcdb.org, catalyze solute:Na+ symport. Known solutes for members of the family include sugars, amino acids, nucleosides, inositols, vitamins, urea or anions, depending on the system.) yields the protein MRLLDWIVLAGYALLMLAVGAYYSRQNKSADDYLLGGRRMSPIALGLSLFATLVSTLSYLGTPGEMVANGPMMLTQLASHPLIFVIVGFGLIPLLMKQPVTSAYELLEKRLGTSIRLAGASVFLLLRLGWMATILYATTEVVIVPLLKLDHNWTPWLCVVLGVITAIYSSSGGIKAVVMTDAIQSVTMLAGAVLTVAVITADMGGVAEWWPKAWPDNWQPMSWGFDPSKRVSFGMLVLSTTLWYVCTNGSDQMSIQRFLSTRDAAAARRTMAIAQLTDITVSLLLGLTGVALLGYYRAHASDIPSGMTIAANGDKLFPHFIMTKMPAGLSGIVLAAILSAALSSLSSGVNSACAVLERDFVSRGRGADTSGEAAVRRLKWLTWIIATIAVLLSLLNTLIAGNLVERSYKIVNLLTAPLFVLFFLALFVRWSNAPGAWLGLIASTATAIVIAFAEDLGINFGTKSIVWIVPSSLVVGIVVGTLASAVFHPFMRKPTES from the coding sequence ATGCGGTTATTAGATTGGATCGTCCTCGCCGGGTACGCTCTCCTTATGCTCGCGGTGGGAGCCTACTACTCGCGCCAAAACAAATCGGCTGACGACTACCTGCTGGGGGGACGACGCATGTCTCCCATTGCGCTGGGGCTGTCACTCTTCGCCACTCTGGTCAGCACGCTGTCGTATCTCGGGACGCCGGGCGAAATGGTCGCTAACGGCCCGATGATGCTCACCCAGCTTGCCAGTCATCCGCTGATCTTCGTCATTGTCGGTTTTGGCTTGATTCCGCTCCTCATGAAACAGCCTGTCACCAGCGCCTACGAACTGCTGGAGAAGCGATTAGGAACAAGTATTCGACTCGCGGGCGCCTCGGTGTTTCTCCTGCTGCGACTCGGCTGGATGGCCACGATTCTGTATGCCACAACCGAAGTCGTCATCGTTCCGCTACTCAAGCTGGACCATAACTGGACCCCCTGGTTGTGTGTTGTGCTGGGAGTCATCACTGCGATCTACTCATCGTCGGGCGGCATCAAAGCGGTCGTCATGACGGACGCCATTCAGTCGGTCACCATGCTGGCAGGAGCCGTCCTCACAGTCGCTGTGATCACGGCCGATATGGGAGGTGTTGCAGAGTGGTGGCCGAAAGCCTGGCCAGACAACTGGCAGCCGATGAGCTGGGGATTCGACCCCAGCAAACGTGTCTCGTTTGGCATGCTCGTTCTGTCCACCACCTTGTGGTACGTCTGCACCAATGGTTCCGACCAGATGTCTATCCAGCGATTTTTGTCGACCCGTGACGCGGCCGCGGCCAGACGAACCATGGCAATCGCACAACTGACCGACATCACCGTCAGCCTGCTCCTGGGACTCACCGGCGTGGCACTACTGGGCTATTACCGGGCACATGCCTCCGACATCCCTTCCGGAATGACCATCGCCGCGAACGGCGACAAGCTGTTCCCGCATTTCATCATGACAAAAATGCCGGCGGGCCTGTCGGGTATCGTCCTCGCCGCGATTCTCTCGGCCGCTCTCTCCAGCCTGTCGTCTGGTGTCAACTCGGCCTGTGCCGTGCTCGAACGGGACTTCGTCTCGCGTGGCCGGGGAGCCGATACCTCCGGTGAGGCCGCCGTCCGCCGCCTGAAGTGGCTCACCTGGATTATCGCGACCATTGCCGTGTTATTAAGCCTGCTGAACACGCTGATTGCCGGTAATCTGGTCGAGCGCTCTTATAAAATCGTGAACCTGCTGACCGCACCACTCTTCGTGCTGTTCTTCCTCGCACTGTTTGTGCGATGGTCCAACGCCCCCGGCGCCTGGCTCGGTCTGATCGCGAGCACCGCCACCGCAATTGTCATCGCGTTCGCTGAGGATCTGGGGATCAATTTCGGGACGAAGAGCATTGTCTGGATCGTCCCCAGTTCGCTTGTCGTGGGGATTGTCGTCGGAACGCTCGCCAGCGCCGTGTTCCACCCCTTCATGCGAAAGCCGACAGAATCCTGA
- a CDS encoding aldo/keto reductase — translation MMNSTWKNISLSRLMLGTVQFGLPYGVANRTGQPDYRDVLKILTAAIEGGVNCFDTAAAYGNSEEILGRALRELKVTDRVTVVTKFKPLTPEELADPALARAALEASVESSRQRLQLDCLPIVLFHRETDAVHRPALESLQESGKLRYVGVSCAHFPGPPHSYVESGLMSALQLPANLLDRRHESSGIFRDAAAREVAVFIRSAFLQGLLVMPERDIPAELQAVIPARRRLEQLSRGAGIDLAELALRYLLSQDAVTSVLVGVETVEQVEENLARFERGPLPPDLFNAIQSESFDLPELIVTPGMWSPR, via the coding sequence ATGATGAATTCGACCTGGAAGAACATTTCGCTTTCGCGGCTGATGTTGGGTACGGTTCAGTTCGGGCTCCCGTACGGAGTCGCCAATCGAACCGGGCAGCCGGATTATCGTGACGTCCTCAAGATCCTCACGGCGGCGATCGAAGGGGGTGTCAATTGCTTCGACACCGCCGCCGCGTACGGGAACAGTGAAGAGATCCTCGGTCGCGCACTCCGCGAATTAAAGGTGACTGACCGGGTGACCGTGGTGACGAAGTTTAAGCCGCTTACCCCCGAAGAGCTGGCTGACCCCGCCCTCGCCAGAGCCGCCCTGGAAGCCTCGGTCGAGAGTTCTCGCCAACGACTGCAGCTCGACTGTCTGCCAATCGTCCTGTTTCATCGCGAGACAGACGCCGTTCATCGCCCAGCTCTGGAATCACTGCAGGAATCGGGCAAACTGCGTTATGTCGGGGTCTCGTGTGCTCACTTCCCCGGTCCGCCTCACAGCTATGTCGAATCAGGCCTGATGTCAGCCCTGCAGCTTCCGGCCAATCTGCTTGACCGGCGACACGAGAGTAGCGGCATCTTCCGCGATGCCGCCGCTCGCGAAGTCGCCGTCTTCATTCGCAGCGCGTTTCTCCAGGGGCTGCTGGTCATGCCGGAACGAGATATCCCCGCAGAACTCCAGGCGGTCATCCCCGCACGACGACGACTCGAACAATTGTCGCGTGGCGCGGGAATCGATCTGGCCGAACTGGCGCTGCGATACCTCCTGAGCCAAGACGCGGTCACCAGCGTCCTGGTCGGAGTTGAGACCGTCGAGCAGGTCGAGGAGAACCTGGCTCGGTTCGAAAGAGGTCCACTGCCTCCAGACCTGTTCAATGCAATTCAATCCGAGTCCTTTGACCTGCCGGAACTGATCGTGACCCCGGGAATGTGGTCACCCCGCTAA